One window of Methylococcus sp. EFPC2 genomic DNA carries:
- a CDS encoding disulfide bond formation protein B — protein sequence MTLPNARTSFLLGFLFCAGLLLTAIYFQFVNGLEPCPLCISQRIMVLATGLVLLIATLHNPDRLGVRVYAVLGALVALGGASISARHVWIQNLPAEEVPACGPGLEYMFHNFPLGETLKLMLTGTGDCAQVDWTLLGLSMPAWVLFCFLALAALSVAQWWNAPQARD from the coding sequence ATGACCCTGCCCAACGCCCGCACGTCTTTCCTGCTCGGCTTCCTGTTCTGCGCCGGCCTGCTGCTGACGGCCATCTATTTCCAGTTCGTCAACGGACTGGAACCCTGCCCCTTGTGCATCTCCCAGCGCATCATGGTGCTCGCCACCGGGCTGGTGCTGCTGATCGCGACCCTGCACAACCCGGACCGCCTGGGCGTGCGCGTCTATGCGGTGTTGGGTGCGCTGGTCGCGCTGGGCGGTGCCTCCATCTCCGCCCGACACGTCTGGATACAAAATCTGCCCGCCGAGGAAGTGCCGGCCTGCGGCCCGGGGCTGGAATACATGTTCCACAACTTCCCCCTGGGCGAAACCCTGAAGCTGATGCTGACCGGCACCGGCGATTGCGCCCAGGTCGACTGGACCCTGCTGGGTCTGAGCATGCCGGCCTGGGTGCTGTTTTGCTTTCTGGCGCTGGCCGCGCTCAGTGTCGCTCAGTGGTGGAATGCGCCGCAGGCTCGGGACTGA
- a CDS encoding dodecin: protein MPNHVYKVIEIVGSSTVSTDDAIRAAVDKAGQSIRHLNWFEVVETRGHIQDGKVAHFQVTLKIGFRIED, encoded by the coding sequence ATGCCCAACCATGTCTATAAAGTCATCGAGATCGTCGGCTCGTCCACCGTATCCACCGACGACGCCATCCGCGCGGCGGTCGACAAGGCCGGCCAATCGATAAGGCATTTGAATTGGTTCGAAGTCGTGGAAACCCGCGGCCACATCCAGGACGGCAAGGTCGCCCACTTCCAGGTGACGCTGAAAATTGGTTTCCGCATCGAAGACTGA
- a CDS encoding multicopper oxidase family protein yields MQNRKTVLAAACLIGVTLYPAGASAMMGGGGCMMGCTSTPTLIDPPRGAAFSDPVTMPNLSTTAGIVEVNVEAKVAPVNVNGTVANLQTYNGYYPAPTIKVKKGDLLKVHFKNSLPYTGLNMHGQPRDLTNLHTHGLHVSPSGNSDNMMLMFGSGEAFDHEFDLSLHPGGNLNFYHPHVHGNTAEQVWAGLAGALEVADENTALAGYETHTLVLKDISISNGAPAPHSDSDFMNGKEGDTMMVNGQVNPVLAMKPGQVQRWKIVNASNARFYKLNLAGHNLNVIGTDGGLLNKPYAQSTVLLSPGERIDVLVKASSSKGYYKFKALAYNRGAGASANQEITLMTTNVTGTAVSQSLPASVNPNAVKLSVPANAVTRQITLSMGMMGGGASINGITYTDTSAYTITSSLNTYEVWEIFNHSMMDHPWHHHVNQAQVISISGGDTAYKSFYTSVPAWKDTVIVPAMGSIKILVPVQDYAGMTMFHCHILEHEDMGMMGVWNIQ; encoded by the coding sequence ATGCAAAATCGAAAAACTGTACTCGCCGCCGCCTGCCTGATCGGCGTCACGCTTTACCCGGCCGGTGCTTCCGCCATGATGGGAGGCGGAGGCTGCATGATGGGCTGCACATCCACGCCCACCCTCATCGATCCGCCGCGCGGGGCGGCGTTCAGCGACCCCGTCACCATGCCCAACCTGTCGACCACGGCGGGCATCGTCGAGGTGAACGTGGAAGCCAAGGTCGCGCCGGTCAACGTCAACGGCACGGTCGCCAATCTCCAGACCTACAACGGCTATTACCCGGCCCCCACCATCAAGGTGAAAAAGGGCGATTTGCTGAAGGTGCATTTCAAAAATTCCTTGCCTTACACCGGCCTGAACATGCACGGCCAACCGCGCGATCTGACCAATCTGCATACCCACGGCTTGCATGTCTCGCCTTCGGGCAATTCGGACAACATGATGCTGATGTTCGGAAGCGGCGAGGCGTTCGATCACGAGTTCGACCTCTCGCTCCATCCCGGCGGCAACCTCAATTTCTACCATCCGCATGTGCACGGCAATACCGCCGAGCAAGTCTGGGCGGGCCTGGCGGGTGCCCTGGAAGTGGCGGACGAGAACACGGCGCTGGCGGGCTACGAGACGCACACGCTGGTGCTGAAGGACATCAGCATCAGCAACGGCGCGCCGGCTCCGCACAGCGATTCCGACTTCATGAACGGCAAGGAAGGCGACACCATGATGGTGAACGGGCAGGTCAACCCGGTGCTGGCGATGAAGCCCGGCCAAGTGCAGCGCTGGAAGATCGTCAATGCCAGCAATGCCCGCTTCTACAAGCTGAATCTGGCCGGCCATAATCTCAATGTCATCGGCACGGACGGCGGACTGCTGAACAAACCCTACGCGCAGAGTACCGTGTTGCTTTCGCCGGGCGAACGCATCGACGTGCTGGTGAAGGCCTCGAGCAGCAAGGGCTATTACAAGTTCAAAGCGCTGGCCTACAACCGTGGCGCGGGCGCCTCGGCGAATCAGGAAATCACCCTGATGACGACCAACGTCACCGGCACGGCGGTCAGTCAGAGCCTGCCGGCCTCGGTCAACCCCAACGCCGTCAAGCTCAGCGTGCCGGCCAACGCCGTGACGCGTCAGATTACGCTCAGCATGGGCATGATGGGCGGCGGCGCCAGCATCAACGGCATCACCTATACGGATACCAGCGCCTACACCATCACTTCCAGCCTGAACACCTACGAGGTGTGGGAAATCTTCAATCACAGCATGATGGATCATCCCTGGCACCACCATGTGAACCAGGCGCAGGTGATTTCCATCAGCGGCGGGGATACGGCCTACAAATCCTTCTACACCAGCGTACCGGCCTGGAAGGACACCGTCATCGTACCGGCCATGGGCAGCATCAAGATCCTGGTTCCGGTACAGGATTATGCCGGCATGACCATGTTCCACTGCCACATCCTGGAGCACGAGGACATGGGCATGATGGGCGTCTGGAATATTCAGTAA
- a CDS encoding Fe2+-dependent dioxygenase yields MLLHIPEVLTPEALARCRAVLENAAWVDGRVTAGTQSALVKNNRQLPEESKKAKAARAIVLEGLENSPLFFSAALPKRIFPPLFNCYEGEANAFGNHVDNAIRTMAATGQRVRTDLSATLFLSEPDEYDGGELVIEDTYGAHSVKLPAGDLVLYPSSSVHRVEPVTRGARIASFLWLESMVRETERRRLLFDMDMAILELRQTQGDTPAVVNLTGSYHNLLRMWADA; encoded by the coding sequence ATGTTGTTGCACATACCCGAGGTTCTTACCCCCGAAGCCCTGGCCCGCTGCCGGGCGGTGCTGGAAAACGCCGCCTGGGTGGACGGGCGCGTCACCGCCGGCACCCAGTCGGCCCTGGTGAAAAACAACCGGCAACTGCCGGAAGAGTCGAAGAAAGCCAAGGCAGCGCGGGCCATCGTGCTGGAAGGCCTGGAGAATAGCCCCCTGTTTTTCTCCGCGGCCCTGCCCAAACGCATCTTCCCGCCACTGTTCAACTGCTACGAGGGCGAAGCCAACGCCTTCGGCAACCACGTCGACAACGCCATACGCACGATGGCTGCGACCGGCCAGCGTGTGCGCACCGACCTGTCGGCCACGCTGTTTTTGTCCGAGCCGGACGAATACGACGGCGGCGAACTGGTGATCGAGGACACCTACGGTGCCCACTCGGTCAAGCTGCCGGCCGGCGATCTGGTGCTCTATCCCAGTTCCAGCGTGCACCGGGTCGAGCCGGTCACCCGCGGCGCGCGCATCGCCTCCTTCCTCTGGCTGGAAAGCATGGTGCGGGAAACCGAACGCCGCCGCCTGCTGTTCGACATGGACATGGCCATCCTGGAACTACGCCAGACGCAAGGCGACACGCCGGCCGTGGTCAACCTCACCGGCAGCTATCACAACCTGCTGAGGATGTGGGCGGATGCGTGA
- a CDS encoding PepSY-associated TM helix domain-containing protein has protein sequence MSRPNFADPPPARPSGGYLFLPRRLARGSFLKWLRRTHAWLGLWGAALGLLFGTTGILLNHREVMKIPALRVEQKEVQLPLTEPYPADARALAAWLEQTLGVAFSKARIQQEPPKPVSWNGVAVQQPARWQISVRNPQRFLQAEYWQGNAYVTVKQGEANAFAFLTNLHKGVGVGTGWILLADTLAGSLVVLSLTGVLMWTRLHGRRLAAAGLGLGSLSLAVWFSLQATLA, from the coding sequence ATGAGCCGTCCAAATTTTGCCGACCCACCGCCCGCCAGACCGTCCGGCGGCTATCTCTTCCTTCCCCGCCGCTTGGCGCGCGGGAGCTTTCTCAAATGGCTGCGCCGCACCCACGCCTGGCTGGGCTTGTGGGGCGCGGCCCTGGGCCTGCTGTTCGGCACCACCGGCATTTTGCTTAACCACCGGGAGGTGATGAAAATCCCCGCGCTCCGCGTGGAACAGAAGGAGGTCCAACTGCCCCTCACTGAACCTTACCCAGCCGATGCCAGGGCTCTGGCCGCCTGGCTGGAACAAACCCTGGGCGTGGCCTTCAGCAAGGCACGCATCCAGCAGGAGCCACCCAAGCCGGTGAGCTGGAATGGCGTTGCCGTACAGCAGCCAGCGCGCTGGCAGATATCCGTGCGCAATCCCCAGCGCTTTTTGCAGGCCGAATACTGGCAGGGCAACGCCTATGTGACGGTGAAGCAGGGAGAGGCGAACGCTTTCGCCTTTTTGACCAATCTGCACAAAGGCGTGGGGGTCGGCACCGGCTGGATACTGCTGGCCGATACCCTGGCCGGCTCCCTGGTGGTGCTCAGCCTCACCGGCGTGCTGATGTGGACGCGGCTGCATGGCCGCCGACTGGCCGCGGCCGGACTCGGCCTGGGCTCGTTGAGCCTGGCCGTGTGGTTCAGCCTGCAGGCGACCCTTGCGTGA
- a CDS encoding TonB-dependent siderophore receptor, producing the protein MIEKIKHRPLRRFGTLLPLGAMLTGAALAAEPLPEQPPKEDEVTLPQVKVKAAREAARYKADTATTGSKFEAPIKDIPQSIGVVKKELIESQKAFSLRDALKNVSGLTIAAGEGGRTGDSITLRGFSANSDTYLDGAKENGQYARDTFFLERAEVLKGASSVLFGRGATGGAINQIAKKPLRETLASGQFTYGSFDFKRATVDLGTAINDQMAVRLNALYQDAGSFRQENYTNRRGVAPSFKWDFSPDTNVTLHLLHQEEEGVFDYGLPMYHGKPANVAIDTFYGWEDDRLMNTDVNVATAIFSHRFTDEISFKHTVRYGDYERHYRTLLLGAVTDRGLASTVARTQALRLNTQQSLFNQTDFIVKQPVFGLNNTLVFGMEFGDEDYSFLSKDSTGARAVSVFDPVLTPTVGAGRANNFTGTLATNRLTTSQTYAGYLMDQIELTPEWKLLGGARYDVFEAKQEDRLSNAGNFARTDRQWNPRAGLVWQPVKWQSYYFSYGTSFNPSAEAYSLSTTTSNIGPEQNQNLEVGAKLDLFDGRLSATGALFRLEKTNARTTDPNDPTRNILAGEQRTDGFELGLAGEILPDWDLSATYAYLDAEVTESNTTATGGVSGRVKSLQGKVPVNVPEHSGVVWTSYHITKEWEVGGGVFYASKRYTDNVNEVTLPGYARLDAVIAYHQPHYDVQVNVFNLTDKEYYESGQTRSALPGVPISAQASINIKY; encoded by the coding sequence ATGATAGAGAAGATCAAACACCGCCCGTTGCGGCGGTTCGGAACCCTGCTGCCGCTCGGCGCCATGCTGACCGGCGCCGCCCTGGCTGCGGAACCGCTGCCGGAGCAGCCGCCGAAGGAAGACGAAGTGACCTTGCCGCAGGTCAAGGTCAAAGCCGCACGCGAAGCAGCTCGTTACAAGGCCGACACCGCCACCACCGGCAGCAAGTTCGAGGCGCCGATCAAGGACATCCCGCAATCCATCGGCGTGGTGAAGAAGGAACTGATCGAATCGCAGAAGGCCTTCAGCCTGCGCGACGCGCTCAAGAACGTCAGCGGCCTCACCATCGCCGCCGGCGAGGGCGGGCGCACCGGCGATTCCATCACCCTGCGCGGCTTCAGCGCCAACTCCGACACCTATCTGGACGGCGCCAAGGAGAACGGCCAGTACGCCCGCGACACCTTTTTCCTGGAACGGGCCGAAGTGCTGAAAGGCGCCTCCTCCGTGCTGTTCGGCCGCGGCGCCACCGGCGGTGCCATCAACCAGATCGCCAAGAAGCCCTTGCGCGAAACCCTGGCCTCCGGCCAGTTCACCTACGGCTCCTTCGACTTCAAGCGCGCCACGGTGGATTTGGGCACGGCGATAAACGACCAGATGGCGGTACGCCTGAACGCGCTCTACCAGGACGCCGGTTCCTTCCGCCAGGAGAACTACACCAACCGCCGGGGCGTGGCGCCTTCGTTCAAGTGGGATTTTTCGCCCGACACCAACGTGACCCTGCATCTGCTGCACCAGGAGGAAGAAGGGGTATTCGACTACGGCCTGCCCATGTACCACGGCAAGCCGGCCAACGTGGCCATCGACACCTTCTACGGCTGGGAAGACGACCGGTTGATGAACACCGACGTCAACGTGGCGACGGCGATCTTCAGCCACCGCTTCACGGACGAGATCTCCTTCAAGCACACGGTCCGCTACGGCGATTACGAGCGCCACTACCGCACCCTGCTGCTGGGCGCGGTCACCGACCGGGGCCTGGCCTCCACCGTCGCGCGCACCCAGGCCTTGCGTCTGAACACCCAGCAAAGCCTGTTCAACCAGACCGACTTCATCGTCAAGCAGCCGGTGTTTGGCCTGAACAACACCCTGGTGTTCGGCATGGAGTTCGGCGACGAGGATTACAGCTTCCTGTCCAAGGACTCGACCGGCGCGCGGGCGGTTTCGGTCTTCGATCCGGTGCTCACGCCCACGGTCGGCGCCGGCCGGGCCAACAATTTCACCGGCACCCTGGCGACCAACCGCCTGACCACCTCCCAGACCTATGCCGGCTACCTGATGGACCAGATCGAGCTGACGCCGGAATGGAAGCTCTTGGGCGGTGCGCGCTACGACGTGTTCGAGGCCAAGCAGGAAGACCGTCTCAGCAATGCGGGCAATTTCGCCCGCACCGACCGGCAATGGAACCCGCGCGCCGGCCTGGTCTGGCAGCCGGTCAAGTGGCAGTCCTATTACTTCAGCTACGGCACCTCGTTCAACCCGTCCGCCGAGGCTTACAGCCTCAGCACCACCACCAGCAACATCGGCCCGGAGCAGAACCAGAACCTGGAAGTGGGCGCCAAGCTGGATCTGTTCGATGGCCGTCTGTCGGCCACCGGCGCCTTGTTCCGCCTGGAAAAGACCAATGCGCGCACCACCGATCCGAACGACCCGACCCGCAACATCCTGGCCGGCGAACAGCGTACCGACGGCTTCGAACTGGGCCTGGCCGGCGAGATCCTGCCCGACTGGGACTTGTCCGCCACCTACGCCTATCTGGACGCCGAGGTCACGGAGTCGAACACCACGGCCACCGGCGGCGTCAGCGGACGGGTGAAATCGCTGCAAGGCAAGGTGCCGGTCAACGTGCCGGAGCACAGCGGCGTGGTCTGGACCAGCTACCACATCACCAAGGAATGGGAGGTCGGCGGCGGCGTGTTCTACGCCTCCAAGCGCTACACCGACAACGTCAACGAGGTGACCCTGCCCGGTTACGCTCGCCTGGATGCGGTCATCGCCTATCACCAGCCACATTACGACGTGCAGGTGAACGTGTTCAACCTCACCGACAAGGAATACTACGAATCCGGCCAGACCCGTTCCGCTCTGCCGGGCGTGCCGATCTCGGCCCAGGCCTCCATCAACATCAAGTATTGA
- a CDS encoding TonB-dependent siderophore receptor — protein sequence MTTKPPHRPLRRLGPLLPLGAALSGMSTAALAADEDLTTLAPVNVVGQRVKSEGDTRGYVAKRSSTATKTDTPLIDTPQSITVITQELIKDQAMQSIADTVRYVPGVVMSQGEGNRDAPIFRGNASTGDMYVDGIRDDVQYFRDLYNIDRVEVLKGPNAMIFGRGSSGGLINRATKQANWDNPREANLQIGSWDKFRLSGDFGQAINDDFAVRLTSMWESSRSYREGFHAERWGVNPTASWRAGEQTKVTVGYEHFEDDRVADRGISSFRGRPVDLKANVSTFFGDPERSPTWAKVDAFNAVIDHDFGGGFKFRNRTRYASYDKFYQNIFPGAVNAAGTRVSISAYNDATQRENFFNQTDLTYALDTGPLKHTLLAGAEFGHQITDNLRRTGYFTAVGPNATSVSVSLADPRYTGPISFRQAASDADRHSLTTIAAGYFQDQIELGKYWQLVGGVRYERFEVDFRNNRNGQTLFSGDDLLSPRGGLIFKPLDDVSLYANYSIAYVPRAGDQLGSLTVTNQTLQPEQFKNYEVGAKWDIRPDLSATLAFYQLDRHNALATDPNNPAISFLVDGQRTRGIELGVSGNITDAWRVIGGYAYQDAEITESLSASAPKGAKVAQVPEHTVSFWNRYDFTPNWGAGLGAVYRSAMYAATDNLVTLPGFLRFDAAVYYKVNDHVQVQVNVENLFDKEYVSSAHSNTNIMPGSPIAANAGVRVSF from the coding sequence ATGACCACGAAACCCCCACACCGCCCGCTGCGGCGGCTCGGCCCCCTGTTGCCGCTCGGCGCCGCGTTGAGCGGCATGTCCACCGCCGCCCTCGCCGCCGACGAAGACCTCACCACACTGGCCCCGGTCAATGTGGTCGGCCAGCGCGTCAAGTCGGAAGGCGACACCCGGGGCTACGTCGCCAAGCGCAGCAGCACGGCGACCAAGACCGACACCCCCTTGATCGACACCCCGCAGTCCATCACCGTCATCACCCAGGAACTGATCAAGGACCAGGCCATGCAGAGCATCGCCGACACGGTGCGCTACGTACCCGGTGTCGTCATGTCGCAGGGCGAGGGCAACCGCGACGCGCCGATCTTCCGCGGCAACGCGTCGACCGGCGACATGTACGTCGACGGCATACGCGACGACGTGCAGTATTTCCGGGATCTTTACAACATCGACCGGGTGGAGGTGTTGAAAGGCCCGAACGCCATGATCTTCGGCCGCGGCAGCTCGGGCGGCCTGATCAACCGGGCCACCAAGCAGGCGAACTGGGACAACCCGCGCGAGGCGAACCTGCAAATCGGCTCCTGGGACAAGTTCCGCCTGTCCGGCGACTTCGGCCAGGCCATCAACGACGACTTCGCCGTACGCCTGACCAGTATGTGGGAAAGCTCGCGCAGCTACCGCGAAGGCTTCCATGCCGAACGCTGGGGCGTCAATCCGACCGCTTCCTGGCGTGCCGGCGAGCAGACCAAGGTGACCGTGGGCTACGAACACTTCGAAGACGACCGGGTGGCGGACCGCGGCATCTCGTCTTTCCGCGGGCGCCCGGTGGACCTGAAGGCCAATGTCTCCACCTTTTTCGGCGATCCGGAGCGCAGCCCGACCTGGGCCAAGGTTGACGCCTTCAACGCCGTGATCGACCACGACTTCGGCGGCGGCTTCAAATTCCGCAACCGCACCCGCTACGCGAGCTACGACAAGTTCTATCAGAACATCTTTCCGGGAGCGGTCAACGCCGCCGGCACCCGGGTATCGATCTCGGCCTACAACGACGCCACCCAACGCGAAAACTTCTTCAACCAGACCGACCTGACCTATGCGCTGGACACCGGGCCGCTCAAACACACCCTCCTGGCCGGCGCCGAATTCGGCCACCAGATAACCGATAATTTACGCCGGACCGGGTATTTCACGGCGGTCGGCCCCAACGCCACCTCGGTCAGCGTCTCCCTGGCCGACCCGCGCTACACCGGCCCAATCAGCTTCCGCCAAGCCGCCTCGGACGCCGACCGGCACAGCCTGACGACCATCGCCGCCGGCTATTTCCAGGACCAGATCGAACTCGGCAAGTATTGGCAACTGGTCGGCGGGGTGCGCTACGAGCGTTTCGAGGTCGATTTCCGCAACAACCGCAACGGCCAGACGCTGTTCTCCGGCGACGATTTGCTGTCGCCGCGCGGCGGCCTGATCTTCAAGCCGCTCGACGATGTATCCCTGTACGCCAACTACAGCATCGCCTACGTCCCGCGGGCCGGCGACCAGTTGGGTTCCTTGACGGTCACCAACCAGACCCTGCAGCCGGAACAGTTCAAGAACTACGAAGTCGGCGCCAAATGGGACATCCGCCCCGACCTGTCGGCGACCCTGGCCTTCTATCAGCTGGACCGCCACAACGCCCTGGCCACCGACCCCAACAATCCGGCGATCTCCTTCCTGGTCGACGGCCAGCGCACCCGCGGAATCGAGCTGGGCGTGAGCGGCAACATCACCGACGCATGGCGCGTCATCGGCGGCTACGCCTACCAGGACGCCGAGATCACCGAAAGCCTGTCGGCCAGCGCCCCGAAAGGCGCCAAAGTCGCCCAGGTGCCGGAACACACCGTCTCGTTCTGGAACCGCTACGACTTCACGCCGAACTGGGGCGCCGGCCTGGGCGCGGTCTACCGCAGCGCGATGTACGCCGCCACCGACAATCTGGTCACCCTGCCGGGCTTCCTCCGCTTCGACGCGGCGGTTTACTACAAGGTCAACGACCACGTTCAGGTGCAGGTCAACGTGGAAAACCTGTTCGACAAGGAATACGTGTCGTCGGCGCACAGCAACACCAACATCATGCCCGGCTCACCCATCGCCGCCAACGCCGGTGTACGGGTGAGTTTCTGA
- a CDS encoding biopolymer transporter ExbD yields MAFGSFNPAHGGTRPMNEINMVPLIDVMLVLLIIFMITAPLLSHQVKIDLPKASSHPASEETDHVELAIDDAGRFFWNGEGLDRAALKTRLAEAALKQPQPELHLRADKATAYQILAEVLADAASAGVTRIGFVSDPREARP; encoded by the coding sequence ATGGCCTTCGGCAGCTTCAACCCCGCGCACGGCGGCACCCGGCCGATGAACGAGATCAACATGGTGCCGCTGATCGACGTCATGCTGGTGCTGCTGATCATCTTCATGATCACCGCCCCGCTGCTCAGCCACCAGGTCAAGATCGACCTGCCCAAGGCCAGCAGCCATCCGGCGAGCGAGGAGACCGACCACGTCGAACTCGCCATCGATGATGCGGGCCGGTTCTTCTGGAACGGCGAGGGGCTCGACCGCGCCGCGCTGAAGACCCGTTTGGCCGAGGCCGCGCTGAAACAGCCGCAGCCCGAACTGCATCTGCGCGCGGACAAGGCCACCGCCTACCAGATCCTCGCCGAAGTGTTGGCCGATGCGGCCAGCGCCGGCGTAACGCGCATCGGCTTCGTATCCGACCCGCGCGAGGCCCGCCCCTAA
- a CDS encoding MotA/TolQ/ExbB proton channel family protein yields METTANLGISHFLAQSDAVGKGIFAILLAMSVASWYFIVVKSLQGLIAKRRTARFLANFWNASSLAAVELQLEEHHPDEPFSHLAYHALASSRHHARHGANRLNEAGTAADFLTRAMRRVIDEETARLEWGFTLLASIGSTAPFIGLFGTVWGVYHALISIGMSGDSGLDKIAGPVGEALIMTGAGLAVAIPAVLAYNAFGRSNRLVLARLDAFAHDLFAFLTTGAHFAGASGEPKEALPQSFAGGV; encoded by the coding sequence ATGGAAACCACAGCCAACCTGGGCATCAGCCACTTCCTCGCGCAGAGCGACGCGGTGGGCAAGGGCATCTTCGCCATCCTGCTCGCCATGTCGGTCGCCAGCTGGTACTTCATCGTGGTGAAAAGCCTCCAGGGCCTGATCGCCAAGCGGCGCACCGCGCGCTTCCTGGCGAACTTCTGGAACGCCTCCTCGCTGGCCGCCGTCGAGTTGCAGCTGGAAGAGCACCATCCCGACGAACCCTTTTCCCATTTGGCCTATCACGCCCTGGCGTCTTCCCGCCATCACGCCCGGCACGGGGCCAACCGGCTGAACGAAGCGGGCACGGCGGCGGACTTTCTCACCCGCGCCATGCGCCGGGTGATCGACGAGGAGACGGCGCGGCTGGAATGGGGCTTCACCCTGCTTGCCTCCATCGGCAGCACCGCGCCCTTCATCGGCCTGTTCGGCACGGTCTGGGGCGTCTACCACGCCTTGATCAGCATAGGCATGAGCGGCGACAGTGGCCTGGACAAGATCGCCGGTCCCGTCGGCGAGGCGCTCATCATGACCGGAGCCGGCCTGGCCGTGGCCATCCCCGCCGTGCTGGCCTACAACGCCTTTGGGCGATCCAACCGGCTAGTGCTTGCTCGGCTCGATGCGTTCGCCCACGACTTGTTCGCCTTCCTCACCACCGGCGCCCATTTCGCCGGCGCCTCCGGCGAACCGAAGGAAGCCCTGCCGCAAAGCTTCGCGGGAGGTGTGTGA
- a CDS encoding energy transducer TonB has product MLAAVYTQGTYTPPSGAESAPARTACLLAAVLLHAAAAAWVFEGDRQEAAPARTPPAPVMVELIAPPAPPTVQPPPPAPQPPATAKPKVEPPKPKPKRVERPAPRPPVISRPAEQPAAAAPAVAETPRPPAEPAPAAPPVQAAPAQPAPAPAPVSPPKFNADYLNNPAPAYPSASRSQSEQGVVVLCVLVDASGAAERVELRKSSGHERLDESARDTVKRWRFVPARQGDQAVSAWVLVPISFSLEG; this is encoded by the coding sequence ATGCTGGCAGCAGTCTATACACAGGGCACATACACTCCCCCCAGCGGAGCCGAGAGCGCTCCGGCCCGAACCGCGTGCCTGCTTGCGGCGGTTCTGTTGCATGCCGCGGCGGCCGCGTGGGTGTTCGAGGGGGATAGACAGGAAGCGGCTCCGGCGAGAACCCCGCCCGCACCGGTCATGGTCGAACTGATCGCCCCTCCCGCACCGCCGACGGTGCAGCCGCCTCCGCCGGCTCCCCAACCTCCAGCCACGGCCAAGCCCAAGGTCGAACCGCCCAAGCCCAAGCCCAAACGGGTCGAGCGCCCGGCTCCGCGCCCGCCGGTGATTTCCCGCCCGGCCGAGCAGCCCGCAGCCGCGGCTCCGGCCGTGGCCGAGACGCCCCGTCCTCCTGCCGAACCGGCGCCCGCAGCCCCGCCGGTCCAAGCGGCCCCCGCTCAGCCGGCTCCGGCACCCGCCCCGGTCAGCCCACCCAAGTTCAATGCGGACTATCTGAACAATCCCGCGCCGGCCTATCCGTCGGCATCCCGCAGCCAGAGCGAGCAGGGCGTGGTCGTCCTGTGTGTGCTGGTCGATGCGAGCGGCGCGGCCGAGCGCGTGGAGCTGCGCAAATCCAGCGGGCACGAGCGGCTGGACGAGTCCGCCCGCGACACCGTCAAGCGCTGGCGCTTCGTGCCGGCCCGCCAGGGCGATCAGGCCGTTTCGGCCTGGGTCCTGGTACCGATTTCTTTCTCACTCGAAGGGTAA
- the hemP gene encoding hemin uptake protein HemP, with product MNKNTSYPIAAPPVSESEAGVRKQRRRISSSELLGVERELVIEHGGSEYRLRITSNDKLILTK from the coding sequence ATGAATAAAAACACCTCTTATCCCATCGCCGCTCCGCCCGTTTCGGAAAGCGAGGCCGGTGTTCGCAAACAGAGACGCCGCATCAGCAGTTCCGAACTGCTCGGGGTGGAGCGCGAACTGGTGATCGAACATGGCGGCAGCGAATACCGCTTGCGCATCACCAGCAACGACAAACTGATTTTGACGAAATAG